In Oryza brachyantha chromosome 1, ObraRS2, whole genome shotgun sequence, the following are encoded in one genomic region:
- the LOC102719995 gene encoding splicing factor YJU2 yields MGERKVLNKYYPPDFDPSKIPRRRQPKNQQIKVRMMLPMSIRCGTCGTYIYKGTKFNSRKEDVEGEKYLGIQIFRFYFKCTKCSAEITFKTDPQNSDYTVESGASRNFEPWREEDEVADKEKRKRDEEEMGDAMRALENRAMDSKQDMDILAALEEMRSMKSRHAGVTVDQMLEILKQSAHDKEEKTVAELDEEDEKLIKSITFHNSKDYVKRIEDDDDDDEDLAIPGQSSSTSKMNGSSESAVNPTDVLTKTSGSENANKEGNKSWPSKMPKFIVKPKSDPSKKQKTETVATPDNGKAPIVEIKSEPAQNNVLQSLCQNYDSDESE; encoded by the exons ATGGGTGAGCGGAAGGTGCTGAACAAGTACTACCCGCCGGACTTCGACCCGTCGAAGAtcccccggcggcggcagccgaaGAACCAGCAGATCAAGGTGCGCATGATGCTCCCCATGAGCATCCGCTGCGGCACCTGCGGCACCTACATCTACAAGGGCACCAAGTTCAACTCGCGCAAGGAGGACGTCGAAGGCGAG AAATACTTGGGAATACAAATATTTAGGTTTTACTTCAAGTGTACTAAGTGCTCAGCAGAGATAACTTTCAAAACGGACCCTCAGAATTCTGACTACACAGTGGAATCTGGGGCTAGTCGGAATTTTGAACCTTGGCGTGAAGAGGATGAG GTAGCAGACAAAGAAAAGAGGAAACGGGATGAAGAGGAGATGGGCGATGCAATGAGAGCATTGGAGAATAGAGCAATGGATTCAAAGCAGGACATGGATATACTTGCTGCTTTGGAAGAGATGCGATCCATGAAG TCTAGACATGCTGGAGTCACAGTTGACCAGATGCTTGAAATTTTGAAGCAATCTGCTCATGATAAG GAGGAAAAAACAGTAGCAGAGctagatgaagaagatgagaAACTTATCAAATCAATCACTTTTCAC AACTCCAAAGATTATGTAAAACGGATAGAAGAtgacgatgacgatgatgaaGATTTGGCTATACCAGGCCAATCGAGTAGCACATCAAAG ATGAATGGATCCTCTGAGTCAGCAGTGAATCCAACAGATGTGTTGACCAAGACTAGTGGATCTGAAAATGCCAATAAAGAAG GAAACAAGAGCTGGCCATCAAAGATGCCGAAATTCATAGTGAAGCCGAAGTCAGATCCTAGTAAGAAACAGAAGACAGAGACCGTCGCGACCCCAGATAATGGTAAAGCGCCAATCGTAGAAATAAAAAGTGAACCTGCGCAGAACAATGTTCTCCAGTCCCTCTGCCAAAACTACGACAGCGATGAAAGTGAGTGA
- the LOC102718418 gene encoding protein arginine methyltransferase NDUFAF7, mitochondrial yields MFRSPAAAAALLRRLAPRISGGAGPSSTHRRFPPPVSASVLARFSSTPTSSPSPPPPAAARGDEAEDGDLREESGDSGARLSITVDRSGLYNPPEHSHEPSSDSELVKHLKSIIKFRSGPISVAEYMEEVLTNPQSGFYINRDVFGTSGDFVTSPEVSQMFGEMIGVWAMCLWEQMGQPEKVNLIELGPGRGTLLADLLRGSAKFVNFTKAIDINLVECSPTLQKVQYNTLKCEDETIGVETRTVSKLCGAPVHWHASLEQVPSGLPTIIIAHEFYDALPIHQFQKASRGWCEKMVDLTEDSSFRFVLSPQPTASLLYLSKRCGWASSEELDKVEHIEVCPKAMEITEQIADRISSDGGGALIIDYGKDGIVSDSLQAIRKHKFVHILDDPGSADLSAYVDFASIRHSAKEASDDISVHGPMTQSQFLGSLGINFRVEALLQNCTEEQAESLRTGYWRLVGDGEAPFWEGPDDQTPIGMGTRYLAMAIVNKKQGTPVPFE; encoded by the exons atgTTTCggagccccgccgccgccgccgctctcctccgccgcctagCCCCCCGCATCTCCGGAGGCGCTGGCCCCTCCTCCACCCACCGGCGCTTCCCTCCCCCGGTTTCCGCCTCCGTCCTCGCCCGCTTCTCGTCCACGCCGACCTCatccccttcgccgccgccccccgccgccgcccgtggtGACGAGGCGGAGGATGGAGATCTCCGAGAGGAATCGGGCGATTCTGGCGCCAGGCTCAGCATCACCGTCGACCGCTCCGGCCTGTACAATCCCCCAG AGCACTCGCACGAGCCGTCTTCGGACTCCGAGCTAGTCAAGCACCTCAAGAGCATCATAAAG TTCCGGAGTGGCCCTATCAGCGTAGCTGAGTATATGGAGGAGGTGCTGACGAACCCACAATCAGGTTTCTACATAAACCGTGATGTGTTCGGGACTTCTGGCGATTTCGTCACCTCGCCGGAGGTCAGCCAAATGTTTGGAGAG ATGATTGGTGTGTGGGCGATGTGCCTCTGGGAGCAAATGGGGCAGCCCGAGAAAGTCAATCTGATTGAGCTTGGTCCAGGGCGGGGAACTCTGTTGGCAGATCTACTTCGT GGGTCAGCTAAGTTTGTTAATTTCACCAAAGCAATAGATATTAACTTGGTAGAATGCAGCCCTACTTTGCAAAAGGTTCAATACAATACTCTGAAATGTGAGGATGAGACCATTGGTGTGGAAACAAGGACAGTTAGCAAGCTTTGTGGAGCCCCTGTACACTGGCATGCGTCCCTTGAACAGGTTCCTTCAGGAT TGCCAACTATAATTATTGCGCATGAATTTTATGATGCCCTGCCGATCCATCAATTTCAG AAAGCATCACGTGGCTGGTGCGAGAAGATGGTGGATCTCACAGAAGACTCATC GTTTCGCTTTGTTCTATCTCCACAGCCTACAGCTTCTTTACTTTATCTTTCCAAGCGGTGTGGTTGGGCTAGTTCTGAGGAACTTGACAAGGTTGAGCATATTGAGGTCTGCCCGAAAGCAATGGAGATAACTGAACAGATTGCAGATAGAATTAGCTCAGATGGAGGAGGTGCACTTATCATTGACTATGGAAAAGATGGAATAGTCTCTGATAGTCTTCAG GCAATCCGCAAACACAAGTTTGTACACATATTGGATGACCCTGGTTCAGCTGATCTGAGTGCTTACGTTGATTTTGCATCAATCAGACACTCTGCTAAGGAGGCTTCAG ATGATATTTCTGTTCATGGGCCAATGACCCAATCCCAGTTCTTGGGCTCTCTTGGTATCAACTTTCGTGTGGAAGCTCTGCTCCAAAACTGCACTGAGGAGCAAGCTGAGTCTCTGCGAACAGGCTACTGGCGTCTTGTCGGAGATGGGGAAGCCCCATTCTGGGAAGGTCCTGACGACCAAACCCCTATTGGCATGGGTACAAGGTATCTGGCCATGGCCATTGTCAACAAGAAGCAAGGCACACCCGTTCCAttcgaataa